A single genomic interval of Bradyrhizobium japonicum USDA 6 harbors:
- a CDS encoding MBL fold metallo-hydrolase yields the protein MALEIKILDYGDIELESSFLVLGRDCGRTRRVLTLGFLILGGKYPVVVDTGYRSNQIMETLGMRGLQYHENMIENQLARHGVRMGDVRFVCHTHLHIDHAGKDDLFPMNTTVVLNRKELEYSVSGLMHPQYPAPDIKHLIDRLHTKSALRFLDLEITGPIELMPGVYCDAANAHTEGSMNIIVETADGIATICGDVIYDFNDQIVTPFHEIHDWEPRTTGNHGTSKRAEKASIKKLLSNSRYLLPVHDRPAKIEGGMVVGRLHDQVPGPIVQSLPARNWFPA from the coding sequence ATGGCGCTGGAGATCAAGATCCTGGACTATGGCGATATCGAGCTGGAATCGAGCTTTCTGGTTCTCGGCCGCGACTGCGGCCGCACCCGCCGCGTCCTCACCCTCGGCTTTCTGATCCTCGGCGGCAAATATCCGGTCGTGGTCGATACCGGTTACCGCTCCAACCAGATCATGGAAACGCTGGGGATGCGCGGCCTGCAATACCACGAGAACATGATCGAGAACCAGCTCGCCCGCCACGGCGTACGCATGGGCGACGTCCGCTTCGTCTGCCACACCCATCTGCACATCGACCACGCCGGCAAGGACGATCTGTTTCCGATGAACACGACCGTCGTCCTCAACCGGAAAGAACTCGAATATTCCGTCTCCGGCTTGATGCATCCGCAGTATCCGGCGCCCGACATCAAGCATCTCATCGACCGACTGCACACCAAGAGTGCGCTGCGCTTCCTCGACCTCGAGATCACAGGTCCTATCGAGCTGATGCCCGGCGTCTATTGCGATGCCGCCAACGCCCACACCGAGGGCTCCATGAACATCATCGTCGAGACCGCCGACGGCATTGCCACCATCTGTGGAGACGTGATCTACGATTTCAACGACCAGATCGTCACGCCCTTCCACGAGATTCACGACTGGGAGCCGCGGACGACCGGCAACCACGGCACCAGCAAGCGGGCGGAGAAGGCGTCGATCAAGAAGCTGCTGAGCAATTCGCGCTATCTGCTGCCGGTGCACGACAGGCCGGCCAAGATCGAGGGCGGCATGGTCGTCGGCCGTCTGCACGACCAGGTCCCCGGCCCGATCGTGCAGTCGCTGCCCGCGCGCAACTGGTTCCCTGCCTGA